Proteins from one Streptococcus mitis B6 genomic window:
- the hisS gene encoding histidine--tRNA ligase translates to MKLQKPKGTQDILPAESAKWQYVEGFAREIFKRYNYAEVRTPIFEHYEVISRSVGDTTDIVTKEMYDFYDKGDRHITLRPEGTAPVVRSYVENKLFAPEVQKPSKFYYMGPMFRYERPQAGRLRQFHQIGVECFGSSNPATDVETIAMAAHFLKEIGIQGVKLHLNTLGNPESRAAYRQALIDYLTPLKETLSKDSQRRLEENPLRVLDSKEKEDKVAVENAPSILDFLDEESQAHFDAVRQMLENLGVDYIIDTNMVRGLDYYNHTIFEFITEIEGNDLTVCAGGRYDGLVSYFGGPETAGFGFGLGVERLLLILEKQGVALPIENALDVYIAVLGDGANVKALELVQALRQQGFKAERDYLNRKLKAQFKSADVFAAKTLITLGESEVESGQVTVKNNQTREEVQVSLEAISQNFSEIFEKLGFYTQ, encoded by the coding sequence ATGAAATTACAAAAACCAAAAGGAACGCAGGATATTTTACCTGCTGAATCTGCCAAATGGCAGTACGTTGAGGGCTTTGCCCGTGAGATTTTCAAGCGCTACAACTATGCAGAAGTGCGCACGCCTATTTTTGAGCATTACGAGGTTATCAGCCGTTCTGTCGGAGATACAACGGATATCGTAACCAAGGAAATGTATGACTTTTATGACAAGGGTGATCGCCATATTACTCTCCGTCCAGAAGGAACAGCGCCCGTTGTCCGTTCCTACGTGGAAAATAAACTCTTCGCCCCAGAAGTACAAAAGCCAAGTAAGTTCTACTACATGGGCCCTATGTTCCGCTATGAGCGTCCACAGGCAGGGCGTTTGCGCCAGTTCCACCAGATTGGTGTTGAGTGTTTTGGATCTAGCAATCCAGCTACTGATGTGGAAACCATTGCTATGGCAGCTCATTTCCTGAAAGAAATCGGCATCCAAGGTGTCAAATTGCACCTCAACACTCTTGGAAATCCTGAGAGTCGTGCGGCCTACCGTCAAGCCTTGATTGACTATTTGACACCGCTCAAGGAGACCTTGTCTAAGGATAGCCAACGTCGTTTGGAGGAAAATCCTCTTCGTGTCTTGGACTCTAAAGAAAAAGAAGACAAGGTAGCAGTGGAGAATGCACCGTCTATCTTGGATTTCCTTGATGAAGAAAGTCAAGCTCATTTTGATGCTGTGCGTCAGATGTTGGAAAATCTTGGAGTAGACTATATCATCGATACCAATATGGTGCGTGGTCTGGACTACTACAATCACACTATTTTCGAGTTTATTACTGAGATTGAGGGCAATGACCTGACAGTCTGTGCGGGTGGTCGTTACGATGGTTTGGTTTCTTACTTTGGAGGCCCTGAAACTGCTGGATTTGGTTTTGGACTTGGTGTAGAGCGCCTGCTTCTCATTCTTGAAAAGCAAGGTGTGGCCCTCCCTATCGAAAACGCCCTAGATGTCTATATAGCAGTCTTGGGTGATGGAGCAAATGTCAAGGCCTTGGAATTAGTACAAGCTCTTCGCCAACAAGGTTTCAAAGCAGAGCGTGATTACCTCAACCGTAAACTCAAAGCTCAGTTCAAATCAGCCGATGTCTTTGCTGCTAAGACCCTTATCACCCTAGGAGAGAGTGAAGTCGAAAGCGGACAAGTGACGGTCAAGAACAACCAAACTCGAGAAGAAGTTCAAGTGTCACTTGAGGCAATCAGCCAAAACTTCTCAGAAATCTTTGAAAAACTAGGATTTTATACTCAATGA
- a CDS encoding helix-turn-helix transcriptional regulator — MQLKNRLKELRARDGLNQTDLAKLAGVSRQTVSLLERDEYTPSVVIALKISQIFNETVESVFRLEEDE, encoded by the coding sequence ATGCAACTAAAAAATCGTCTAAAAGAGCTGCGGGCTCGCGATGGCCTCAATCAAACCGACCTAGCCAAGCTGGCAGGGGTTTCCAGACAGACCGTTAGCCTACTAGAACGGGATGAGTACACCCCGTCCGTTGTGATTGCCTTGAAAATATCTCAGATTTTCAACGAAACAGTCGAATCGGTATTTCGCTTGGAGGAGGACGAGTGA
- a CDS encoding DUF3169 family protein has product MKKKRGLLLFLMSIVLGVFLAMFVGMFKALAESHGIMLDVKVLILWISAICLVLGFISILLTFNFLKKSRKFHSLYQEEMDDDQNESYYVQMYRNLEFGTIAFNIASVAILLAFFISGCEAIVLNGSHLTLSLSFLALVLIFSVQKYLFKTIAIVRQFDLAFFSTPKDVMDFINSYDEGERQANLEQSFRILFQLHQYVLPGLYILIDLFSLLTGEIQLLAFLLVGAIHVYINVMQLPIVKRYFK; this is encoded by the coding sequence ATGAAAAAGAAACGTGGATTGTTATTATTTTTGATGTCTATTGTCTTGGGAGTTTTTTTGGCCATGTTTGTAGGGATGTTTAAGGCACTTGCTGAATCTCACGGAATTATGTTAGATGTAAAAGTCTTGATACTATGGATATCAGCTATTTGTTTAGTGTTAGGTTTCATTAGCATTCTTTTGACATTCAATTTCTTAAAGAAAAGCAGAAAATTTCATTCCTTGTATCAAGAGGAAATGGATGATGATCAGAATGAAAGCTATTATGTGCAAATGTATCGGAATCTCGAGTTTGGAACCATTGCTTTTAATATTGCAAGTGTAGCGATTTTATTGGCTTTTTTCATCTCAGGTTGTGAAGCAATTGTACTAAATGGAAGCCATCTAACCTTATCTCTTTCTTTTTTGGCATTAGTGCTGATTTTCAGTGTTCAAAAATATCTTTTTAAGACCATTGCGATTGTTCGTCAGTTTGATTTGGCATTTTTCTCTACACCAAAGGATGTCATGGACTTTATCAATTCTTACGATGAAGGGGAGCGCCAGGCTAATTTGGAACAGAGTTTTCGGATTTTATTCCAATTACACCAATATGTCTTGCCAGGTCTCTACATTCTAATTGATCTCTTTTCTTTACTGACAGGAGAGATTCAGTTACTAGCCTTCTTGCTTGTCGGAGCCATCCATGTTTATATCAATGTGATGCAGTTACCTATAGTAAAACGCTATTTCAAATAA
- a CDS encoding ABC transporter ATP-binding protein, with protein sequence MIRVENVSKSFGSKKALHQISFEIKEGEIFGFLGPSGSGKTTMINVLTGQLAADQGNTILLGKNSQDLTSNDLEQIGIVSDGSGFYEKMSLYKNLLIYAKLYGLKSDRVNQVLQQVGLADAKDIIAEKLSTGMKQRMFLARALLNAPKILFLDEPTSGLDPTTSKMIHSLLQELKQAGTTIFLTTHDMHEATLLCDRLSLLNKGNLIEYGSPQDIIQKYHVDKKVRVAYKDGREQIVPFEELPHLDTTDLMVVHSCEPTLEEIFIRLTGEKLDV encoded by the coding sequence ATGATTCGTGTTGAAAATGTAAGCAAAAGTTTTGGGAGCAAAAAAGCTCTTCATCAGATTTCTTTTGAGATTAAGGAAGGTGAAATCTTTGGTTTTCTTGGCCCTTCTGGCTCAGGTAAAACAACCATGATCAATGTCTTGACAGGTCAGTTGGCTGCAGATCAAGGTAACACAATTTTGTTAGGCAAGAATTCTCAAGATTTAACTTCAAATGATTTGGAACAAATCGGTATAGTTAGTGATGGCAGTGGTTTTTATGAAAAGATGAGTCTTTATAAAAATCTTCTCATCTATGCTAAGTTATATGGTCTCAAGTCAGATAGAGTAAATCAGGTGCTCCAACAGGTTGGATTGGCAGATGCTAAAGATATTATCGCAGAAAAACTATCTACAGGAATGAAACAACGAATGTTCTTGGCTCGTGCCCTTCTGAATGCTCCTAAGATTCTCTTTTTAGATGAGCCAACCAGTGGCTTAGACCCTACAACATCTAAGATGATTCATAGCTTACTTCAAGAATTAAAGCAGGCGGGGACAACTATCTTTCTGACCACGCATGATATGCATGAAGCAACTCTGCTTTGTGATCGCCTATCTCTTTTGAATAAGGGAAACTTAATAGAGTATGGAAGTCCACAAGATATTATCCAGAAGTACCATGTGGATAAGAAAGTACGTGTAGCTTATAAAGATGGACGAGAACAGATAGTTCCATTTGAAGAATTGCCACATTTAGACACGACAGATTTGATGGTGGTTCACTCTTGTGAGCCGACTTTAGAAGAGATCTTTATCAGATTGACAGGAGAAAAGTTAGATGTTTAG
- a CDS encoding ABC transporter permease produces MFRKLNALLWLRVQVLISNSTLLATLLMPFGIAVLYNEFSNKNGQLSLFLLSASLTMVLSMGSGYMVSIMMAEDKEKRNLKSLILSGVTATEYTFSMLVLPMLIMLLGMILLPVYLKVDLSGYLFAYVIYLLLATISIIFLNLLIGAVSDTQSKAQVYSIFPMLIVSFLPIIALQNDTAQKVLDYSFVGPIVNLLNKKGGEISFSNIGMLLAWVLVLGIANLFVLKNSYKAR; encoded by the coding sequence ATGTTTAGAAAATTAAATGCCCTACTATGGTTAAGAGTGCAAGTTCTTATTAGCAATTCAACTTTGTTAGCGACTTTATTGATGCCTTTTGGTATTGCTGTTCTATATAATGAATTTTCAAATAAGAATGGACAATTGAGCCTATTTTTACTATCTGCTAGCTTGACGATGGTCTTGAGCATGGGAAGTGGTTATATGGTATCGATTATGATGGCAGAAGATAAGGAAAAACGAAATCTCAAATCACTCATTCTAAGTGGTGTGACAGCAACAGAATATACTTTTAGTATGCTTGTTCTCCCTATGTTGATAATGTTGCTTGGAATGATTTTACTCCCAGTCTATCTTAAAGTAGATCTATCAGGTTACTTATTTGCCTACGTTATCTATTTGCTCCTAGCAACTATTAGTATTATTTTTCTCAACCTTCTAATCGGTGCGGTGTCAGATACTCAATCTAAAGCGCAAGTTTATAGTATTTTTCCTATGTTAATCGTCTCTTTTTTACCTATAATTGCTCTTCAAAATGATACGGCTCAGAAAGTGTTAGATTACTCGTTCGTCGGTCCTATTGTAAATCTTTTAAATAAAAAAGGTGGAGAAATATCTTTTTCTAACATCGGTATGTTACTTGCCTGGGTACTTGTGTTAGGAATAGCAAACCTCTTTGTATTGAAAAATAGCTATAAAGCAAGATAG
- a CDS encoding CPBP family intramembrane glutamic endopeptidase — translation MKLLKKFGWFLLALLSFVFIYGTVQSGAVEALNLGASPYATTLLYVALAGVYVYVIYKWYQKGPVHIEKSGFNRFIWLPALVWFLSLAVQFFLPNDPSVNQQTATDLTLAQPLFSFFAINIFAPLTEELIFRGMLARYLFPKQDNSKQTLLFLLVSSVLFALIHSPGTLQQFLVYASLGLSLGLAYVSRKGLVYSISLHALNNLVSFLMILML, via the coding sequence ATGAAATTACTTAAAAAATTTGGCTGGTTTCTTCTAGCCCTTCTATCCTTTGTGTTTATCTATGGTACCGTTCAGAGTGGGGCTGTAGAAGCTTTGAATCTAGGCGCTTCACCCTATGCTACTACCTTGCTTTATGTGGCCCTGGCTGGAGTATATGTGTACGTCATTTATAAATGGTACCAGAAAGGTCCTGTCCATATTGAGAAGAGTGGCTTCAACCGATTTATTTGGCTCCCTGCCTTGGTTTGGTTCTTATCTCTTGCCGTTCAATTTTTCCTACCAAATGATCCTTCGGTAAATCAGCAAACAGCGACAGACCTGACCTTGGCTCAGCCACTTTTCTCATTCTTTGCTATTAATATTTTTGCTCCTTTGACGGAAGAACTCATCTTTAGAGGGATGTTAGCACGCTATCTCTTTCCTAAGCAGGACAATAGCAAACAAACTCTGCTTTTCCTTCTGGTGTCGAGTGTTCTGTTTGCCTTGATTCATTCTCCAGGAACTTTGCAACAGTTTTTAGTTTATGCTAGTCTAGGATTGAGTTTGGGTCTGGCTTATGTAAGTCGAAAAGGTCTGGTCTACAGTATTTCTCTCCACGCTTTGAATAATTTAGTCAGCTTTTTGATGATTCTCATGCTATAA
- a CDS encoding membrane protein: MKRVILLAVIQAVVLFFIIGGLSYAFKGDFFYSHLAVVFAPIAGIWRFGTAYTTEIVLPRKAAEIAEKRKAGKNSK; this comes from the coding sequence ATGAAACGAGTAATTTTATTAGCAGTGATTCAAGCAGTCGTTCTATTTTTCATCATTGGGGGACTATCTTATGCCTTTAAGGGCGATTTCTTCTACAGCCATCTCGCAGTAGTCTTTGCCCCTATTGCTGGTATCTGGCGTTTTGGGACAGCTTATACGACGGAAATCGTCTTGCCTCGAAAGGCAGCTGAAATAGCTGAAAAGCGTAAAGCAGGCAAAAATTCAAAATAA
- the aspS gene encoding aspartate--tRNA ligase, with protein MKRSMYAGRVREEHIGQEITLKGWVGRRRDLGGLIFIDLRDREGIMQLVINPEKVSAEVMATAESLRSEFVIEVTGQVAAREQANDKLPTGAVELNVTALTVLNTAKTTPFEIKDGIEANDDTRLRYRYLDLRRPEMLENLKLRAKVTHSIRNYLDELEFIDVETPFLSKSTPEGARDYLVPSRVNKGHFYALPQSPQITKQLLMNAGFDRYYQIVKCFRDEDLRGDRQPEFTQVDLETSFLTEQEIQDITEGLIARVMKETKGIEVTLPFPRMKYDDAMALYGSDKPDTRFDMLLQNLTEVVKCVDFKVFSEVPAVKAIVVKGAADNYSRKDIDKMTEVAKQYGAKGLAWVKVVDGELNGPVAKFLTSIQAELTAALALEDKDLVLFVADTLEVANATLGALRGRIAKELGLIDNDKFNFLWVVDWPMFEWSEEEGRYMSAHHPFTLPQEETTHELEGDLAKVRAIAYDIVLNGYELGGGSLRINQKDLQERMFKALGFSAEEANDQFGFLLEAMDYGFPPHGGLAIGLDRFVMLLAGEENIREVIAFPKNNKATDPMTQAPSTVALKQLEELSLQVEEDETSKTN; from the coding sequence ATGAAACGTAGTATGTATGCTGGTCGTGTTCGTGAGGAACACATCGGACAAGAAATAACCTTGAAAGGATGGGTAGGCCGTCGTCGTGACCTTGGTGGTTTGATCTTTATAGATCTTCGTGACCGTGAAGGAATCATGCAGTTGGTTATCAACCCTGAAAAAGTATCTGCAGAGGTTATGGCAACAGCTGAAAGCCTTCGTAGTGAATTTGTTATCGAGGTGACTGGACAGGTCGCTGCGCGTGAGCAAGCCAATGATAAGTTACCAACTGGTGCAGTTGAGTTAAACGTGACAGCTCTGACAGTGCTTAACACAGCTAAGACAACACCATTTGAGATTAAGGATGGGATTGAAGCCAATGACGATACGCGTTTGCGTTACCGTTACCTTGACCTTCGTCGTCCAGAAATGTTGGAAAATCTCAAACTTCGTGCTAAGGTGACCCACTCTATCCGAAATTACTTGGATGAGTTGGAGTTTATCGACGTGGAGACACCATTCCTTTCTAAGTCAACGCCAGAAGGGGCGCGTGACTATTTGGTGCCGTCTCGTGTTAATAAAGGGCATTTTTACGCTCTTCCTCAAAGTCCGCAAATCACGAAACAACTCTTGATGAATGCTGGTTTTGACCGCTATTACCAAATCGTTAAATGTTTCCGTGACGAGGACTTACGTGGTGACCGCCAGCCTGAGTTTACCCAGGTCGACTTGGAAACATCATTCCTTACTGAGCAAGAAATCCAAGATATTACAGAAGGCTTGATTGCGCGCGTGATGAAAGAAACCAAAGGCATCGAAGTGACGCTTCCATTCCCTCGTATGAAATACGATGATGCGATGGCTCTTTACGGTTCTGACAAACCTGATACGCGTTTTGACATGTTGCTTCAGAACTTGACAGAAGTGGTCAAATGTGTAGACTTTAAAGTCTTTTCAGAAGTACCTGCTGTAAAAGCAATTGTAGTCAAAGGCGCTGCGGACAACTATTCACGTAAAGACATCGACAAGATGACGGAAGTAGCCAAACAGTATGGTGCCAAAGGTCTTGCTTGGGTCAAGGTAGTTGATGGAGAATTAAACGGACCAGTTGCTAAGTTCTTGACTAGCATCCAAGCAGAATTGACAGCAGCGCTTGCGCTTGAAGACAAGGACTTGGTTCTCTTTGTGGCAGATACGCTTGAAGTGGCCAATGCAACGCTCGGTGCCCTTCGTGGACGTATTGCCAAAGAGCTTGGCTTGATCGATAACGATAAATTCAACTTCCTTTGGGTGGTTGACTGGCCAATGTTTGAATGGTCTGAAGAAGAAGGTCGCTACATGAGCGCCCACCATCCGTTCACCCTTCCACAAGAAGAGACAACTCACGAATTAGAAGGTGATTTGGCTAAGGTTCGTGCCATTGCTTACGATATCGTCTTGAATGGTTATGAGCTTGGTGGTGGTAGCCTTCGTATCAACCAAAAAGACCTTCAAGAACGTATGTTCAAGGCTCTTGGTTTCTCAGCCGAAGAAGCAAATGACCAGTTTGGCTTCCTTCTTGAAGCCATGGACTATGGTTTCCCACCACACGGTGGTTTGGCTATCGGGCTTGACCGATTTGTCATGCTCTTAGCAGGAGAAGAAAATATCCGTGAAGTCATTGCTTTCCCTAAAAACAACAAGGCAACTGACCCAATGACACAAGCTCCTTCAACAGTCGCTCTCAAACAACTAGAGGAACTCAGCTTACAAGTAGAAGAAGATGAAACAAGCAAAACGAATTAA
- a CDS encoding YitT family protein, producing MKQAKRIKRWRYYLRRFAHQIKILRVLQSISREKYDEKISASLVYGFLSAVAVNFFFQPGHVYSSGATGLAQIISALSNHLFGFHIPISLTFYAINFPLMVLAWYQIGHKFTVFTFITVSMSSFFIQFVPVATLTEDPIINALFGGVVMGLGIGFALRNNISSGGTDIVSLTIRKKTGKNVGSISFLVNGTIMLIAGLTFGWKYALYSMITIFVSSRVTDAVFTKQKRMQAMIVTNHPDKVIEKIHKKLHRGATMIHDAEGTYNHERKAVLITVITRAEFNEFKQIMKQVDPSAFVSVSENVHILGRFVETEN from the coding sequence ATGAAACAAGCAAAACGAATTAAGCGGTGGCGCTATTATCTGCGCCGCTTTGCTCATCAGATAAAAATTTTACGTGTCTTACAAAGCATCTCTCGGGAAAAATATGATGAGAAGATTTCGGCCTCACTGGTCTATGGTTTTTTATCAGCAGTAGCGGTCAATTTCTTTTTCCAACCGGGGCATGTGTATTCGAGTGGTGCGACAGGTCTGGCACAGATTATCTCTGCCTTGAGTAATCACTTGTTTGGTTTTCACATTCCGATTTCGCTAACCTTCTACGCCATTAACTTCCCTTTGATGGTCTTAGCTTGGTATCAGATTGGCCATAAGTTCACCGTCTTTACCTTTATCACGGTATCCATGAGTTCCTTCTTTATCCAGTTTGTCCCTGTGGCAACCTTGACGGAGGATCCCATTATCAATGCCCTTTTTGGGGGCGTTGTCATGGGCTTGGGAATTGGTTTTGCTCTTCGCAACAATATCTCCAGTGGTGGGACGGATATCGTCAGCCTGACCATTCGCAAGAAAACAGGTAAGAACGTCGGTAGTATTTCTTTCTTGGTAAATGGGACCATCATGCTGATAGCTGGTTTGACCTTTGGTTGGAAATATGCTCTCTACTCTATGATTACCATCTTTGTCTCTAGCCGTGTAACAGATGCGGTCTTTACCAAGCAAAAACGGATGCAGGCCATGATTGTGACCAATCATCCAGACAAGGTAATTGAAAAAATCCATAAAAAATTACATCGTGGAGCAACCATGATTCACGATGCAGAAGGAACCTATAATCACGAGAGAAAGGCAGTTTTAATTACTGTTATTACACGTGCAGAGTTTAATGAATTTAAACAGATTATGAAACAGGTGGACCCAAGCGCCTTTGTCTCTGTATCTGAGAATGTCCATATTTTGGGACGATTCGTTGAAACAGAAAATTAG
- a CDS encoding LacI family DNA-binding transcriptional regulator, which translates to MPVTIKDVAKAAGVSPSTVTRVIQNKSTISDETKKRVRKAMKELNYHPNLNARSLVSSYTQVIGLVLPDDSDAFYQNPFFPSVLRGIAQVASENHYAIQIATGKDEKERLKAISQMVYGKRVDGLIFLYAEEEDPLVKLVADEQFPFLILGKSISPFIPLVDNDNVQAGFDATEYFIKKGCKRIAFIGGTKRLFVTQDRLTGYESALKQYQLPLDNNLTYFANEFLEEKGYQFSKRLFKHDPMIDAIITTDSLLAEGVCDYIAKHQLDVPVLSFDSVNPKLNLAAYVDINSLELGRVSLETILQIINDAKSNKQICYRQLIAHKIIEK; encoded by the coding sequence ATGCCCGTTACGATTAAAGATGTGGCCAAGGCTGCAGGTGTCTCACCTTCAACCGTAACCCGTGTTATTCAAAACAAATCAACCATCAGCGACGAAACAAAAAAACGCGTTCGCAAGGCTATGAAGGAGCTCAATTACCATCCCAACCTCAACGCTCGCAGCTTAGTGAGCAGTTATACCCAAGTTATCGGCTTGGTCCTTCCTGACGATTCAGACGCCTTCTATCAAAATCCTTTCTTCCCATCTGTCCTCCGTGGTATCGCCCAAGTCGCATCTGAAAACCACTATGCCATTCAGATTGCAACAGGTAAAGATGAAAAAGAGCGCCTTAAAGCGATTTCACAGATGGTTTACGGTAAACGTGTGGATGGTTTGATTTTCCTTTATGCCGAAGAGGAAGATCCCTTGGTCAAACTAGTTGCTGATGAGCAGTTCCCCTTCCTCATCCTAGGAAAATCCATTTCACCCTTTATCCCTCTTGTTGACAATGACAATGTCCAAGCTGGGTTTGATGCAACCGAATATTTCATCAAAAAAGGCTGCAAACGAATTGCCTTCATTGGAGGGACTAAGCGACTCTTCGTAACGCAAGACCGTTTAACAGGCTATGAGTCAGCCCTCAAGCAATACCAACTGCCTCTTGATAATAACTTGACCTATTTTGCGAACGAATTCCTAGAAGAAAAAGGTTATCAATTCAGTAAGCGTTTGTTTAAACACGATCCTATGATTGATGCTATCATCACAACTGATAGCCTCCTAGCTGAAGGGGTCTGTGACTACATCGCTAAGCACCAGCTGGATGTCCCTGTTCTCAGCTTCGACTCAGTCAATCCCAAGCTTAACTTGGCAGCCTATGTCGATATCAATAGCTTGGAACTTGGTCGTGTTTCCCTTGAAACCATCCTCCAGATTATCAACGATGCTAAAAGCAATAAACAAATTTGTTATCGTCAGTTGATTGCCCACAAAATTATCGAAAAATAA
- a CDS encoding DUF1189 domain-containing protein produces the protein MLPYPFSYFSSIWGFRKPLSKRFGLNWFQLLFTSIFLISLSMVPIAIQNSSQETYPLETFIDNVYEPLTDEVVQDLSEHAAIVDGKFTYTGTASQAPSLLIGPSQSKELPKDLQLHFDTNELVISKESKELTRISYRAIETESFKSKDSLTQAISKDWYQQNRIYISLFLVIGASFLFGLNFFIVSLGASLLLYITKKSRLFSFRTFKECYHFILNCLGLPTLITLILGLFGQNMSNLITVQNILFVLYLVTIFYKTHFRDPDYHK, from the coding sequence ATGCTTCCATATCCATTTTCCTATTTTTCAAGTATTTGGGGATTTCGTAAACCCCTGTCCAAACGTTTCGGGCTCAACTGGTTTCAACTGCTCTTTACCAGTATCTTCCTTATCAGCTTATCTATGGTACCTATTGCCATCCAAAACAGTTCGCAGGAGACTTATCCGTTAGAAACCTTTATCGATAATGTCTATGAACCATTGACAGATGAGGTTGTCCAGGATCTCTCCGAACATGCTGCAATTGTTGATGGTAAATTTACTTATACAGGAACAGCTAGTCAAGCCCCTTCTCTTTTAATCGGTCCAAGTCAAAGCAAGGAATTACCTAAGGACTTGCAATTGCATTTCGATACGAATGAGCTCGTCATCAGCAAGGAAAGTAAAGAGCTGACCCGTATCTCTTACCGAGCGATTGAGACTGAGAGTTTCAAAAGTAAAGACAGCTTGACCCAAGCCATTTCTAAAGACTGGTACCAGCAGAATCGTATCTATATCAGTCTCTTTCTAGTTATCGGTGCGAGCTTCCTCTTTGGTTTGAATTTCTTTATCGTCTCGCTAGGAGCGAGTCTTCTCCTTTATATCACTAAGAAATCACGCCTCTTTTCATTTAGGACCTTTAAAGAGTGCTACCATTTTATCTTGAACTGTTTAGGATTACCAACTCTGATTACGCTTATTTTGGGATTATTTGGCCAAAATATGTCAAACCTCATCACTGTACAAAACATTCTTTTTGTCCTTTATCTGGTCACTATCTTTTATAAAACGCACTTCCGTGATCCAGATTACCATAAATAG
- a CDS encoding sugar ABC transporter permease: protein MNNSIKLKRRLTQTLTYLYLIGLSIVIIYPLLITIMSAFKAGNVAAFKLDTNIDFNFDNFKGLFTETLYGTWYLNTLIIALVTMAVQTSIIVLAGYAYSRYNFLARKQSLVFFLIIQMVPTMAALTAFFVMALMLNALNHSWFLIFLYVGGGIPMNAWLMKGYFDTVPMSLDESAKLDGAGHFRRFWQIVLPLVRPMVAVQALWAFMGPFGDYILSSFLLREKEYFTVAVGLQTFVSNVKNLKIAYFSAGAILIALPICILFFFLQKNFVSGLTSGGDKG, encoded by the coding sequence ATGAATAACTCAATTAAACTCAAACGTAGACTGACTCAAACCCTTACTTACCTCTACTTGATTGGTCTATCAATCGTGATTATCTATCCACTGTTGATTACCATCATGTCAGCCTTTAAAGCAGGTAACGTCGCAGCCTTTAAACTCGATACTAACATCGACTTCAATTTTGATAACTTTAAAGGACTCTTTACTGAAACTCTATACGGTACTTGGTATCTCAATACCTTGATTATCGCCTTGGTTACTATGGCGGTTCAAACAAGTATCATCGTACTTGCTGGTTATGCCTACAGCCGTTACAACTTCTTGGCTCGTAAACAAAGTTTGGTTTTCTTCCTGATTATCCAAATGGTGCCAACCATGGCCGCTTTGACAGCCTTCTTTGTTATGGCACTTATGTTGAACGCCCTTAACCACAGCTGGTTCCTCATCTTCCTTTATGTTGGTGGTGGTATCCCGATGAATGCTTGGCTCATGAAAGGCTACTTCGATACAGTGCCAATGTCTCTAGACGAATCTGCAAAACTAGACGGTGCAGGACACTTCCGCCGCTTCTGGCAAATTGTTCTTCCACTTGTTCGCCCAATGGTTGCCGTACAAGCTCTCTGGGCCTTCATGGGACCTTTTGGAGACTATATCCTTTCTAGTTTCTTGCTTCGTGAGAAAGAATACTTTACTGTTGCCGTAGGTCTCCAAACCTTCGTTAGCAATGTGAAAAACTTGAAGATTGCCTACTTCTCAGCAGGGGCTATCCTCATTGCCCTTCCAATCTGTATTCTCTTCTTCTTCCTACAAAAGAACTTTGTTTCAGGACTTACAAGTGGTGGCGACAAGGGATAA